The Cynocephalus volans isolate mCynVol1 chromosome 2, mCynVol1.pri, whole genome shotgun sequence genome window below encodes:
- the LOC134370598 gene encoding protocadherin alpha-10-like, which translates to MTLPSRPGGQGAPRLLLLLLLLVAWEAGSGQIHYSVPEEAKHGTFVGRIAQDLGLELAELVPRLFRVASKSRGDLLEVNLQNGVLFVNSRIDREELCGRNAECSIHLEVIVDRPLQVFHVEVEVKDVNDNPPVFPVTQKNLFISETRTLDSRFSLEGASDADVGDNARLTYRLSPNEYFSLEVPTDDEQVKPLGLVLKKPLDREVTSELLLLLKATDGGKPELTGTVELHIMVLDVNDNAPVFGKAVYHVKLLENTRNGTLVIRLNASDLDEGSNSHILYSFTTDISPNIEAAFCIDSASGEIKVNGKIDFEETKLWKMQIEAVDKGNPPMFGHCTILIEILDINDNAPELVVTSLSLPVRENAPLGTAIALISVTDPDSSANGEVTCSLAPDVPFKLVSTFKNYYSLVLDSALDRERVSAYDLVVTARDGGSPSLWATASVSVEVADVNDNAPAFAQPEYTVFVKENNPPGCHIFTVSARDADAQENALVSYSLVERRVGERALSSYVSVHAESGKVYALQPLDHEELELLQFQVSARDAGVPPLGSNVTLQVFVLDENDNVPALLASRAGGSGGAVSELVPRSVGAGHVVTKVRAVDADSGYNAWLSYELQPAAGGARSPFRVGLYTGEISTTRALDEADAPLQRLLVLVKDHGEPALTATATVLVSLVESGQAPKASLRESAGVAGPEVALVDVNVYLIVAICAVSSLLVLTLLLYTALRCSAPPTEVACGPGKATLVCSSAVGSWSYSQQRRQRVCSGEGPPKTDLMAFSPCVPPSSGSGDSGAQQEIFENASS; encoded by the coding sequence ATGACATTACCTTCCAGACCAGGTGGCCAGGGAGCCCCGCGCCTGCTGCTTTTGCTTCTGCTCCTTGTAGCCTGGGAGGCAGGGAGCGGTCAGATCCACTACTCGGTCCCCGAGGAGGCCAAACACGGCACCTTCGTGGGCCGCATCGCGCAGGACCTGGGGCTGGAGCTGGCGGAGCTGGTGCCGCGCCTGTTCCGGGTGGCGTCCAAAAGCCGCGGGGACCTGCTGGAGGTAAATCTGCAGAATGGCGTTTTGTTTGTGAATTCTCGGATCGACCGGGAGGAGCTGTGCGGGCGGAACGCGGAGTGCAGCATCCACCTGGAGGTGATCGTGGACAGGCCGCTGCAGGTTTTCCatgtggaggtggaggtgaaggACGTGAACGACAACCCCCCGGTATTTCCAGTGACACAGAAGAATCTGTTTATTTCCGAAACGAGGACTCTTGACTCTCGTTTTTCACTAGAGGGCGCCtcggatgcagatgttggggacAATGCTAGGCTGACATACAGACTGAGCCCCAATGAGTATTTCTCACTGGAAGTACCAACGGATGACGAGCAGGTAAAACCTCTTGGACTTGTATTAAAAAAACCTTTGGACAGAGAAGTTACTTCGGAGCTTCTCTTGTTGCTCAAAGCAACCGATGGGGGCAAACCTGAGCTGACAGGCACCGTAGAGTTACATATCATGGTGCTGGATGTAAATGATAACGCCCCGGTGTTTGGCAAAGCAGTCTATCATGTAAAATTACTGGAAAATACAAGAAACGGGACGTTGGTTATTAGACTTAACGCTTCGGATTTGGATGAGGGTTCAAACAGCCACATCCTTTATTCCTTCACAACTGACATCTCCCCTAACATAGAAGCCGCTTTTTGCATAGATTCAGCCAGtggagaaataaaagtaaatgggAAAATAGATTTTGAAGAAACTAAATTATGGAAAATGCAGATAGAAGCAGTTGACAAAGGCAATCCCCCTATGTTTGGTCACTGCACAATCTTGATAGAAATATTGGACATCAATGATAATGCTCCAGAGTTAGTGGTAACGTCACTTTCACTCCCTGTTCGAGAGAATGCTCCTCTGGGTACCGCTATTGCCCTAATTAGTGTAACCGACCCTGACTCCAGTGCCAACGGAGAGGTCACCTGCTCTCTGGCGCCCGACGTCCCCTTCAAGCTGGTGTCTACGTTCAAAAATTACTATTCGTTGGTGCTGGACAGCGCCCTGGACCGAGAGAGAGTATCTGCCTATGATCTGGTGGTGACAGCGCGGGACGGGGGCTCGCCTTCACTGTGGGCCACGGCCAGCGTGTCCGTGGAGGTGGCCGACGTGAACGACAACGCGCCGGCGTTCGCACAGCCCGAGTACACGGTGTTCGTGAAGGAGAACAACCCGCCCGGCTGCCACATCTTCACGGTGTCGGCGCGGGACGCGGACGCGCAGGAGAACGCGCTGGTGTCCTACTCGCTGGTGGAGCGGCGGGTGGGCGAGCGTGCGCTGTCGAGCTACGTGTCGGTGCACGCGGAGAGCGGCAAGGTGTACGCGCTGCAGCCGCTGGACCACGAGGAGCTGGAGCTGCTGCAGTTCCAGGTGAGCGCGCGCGACGCTGGCGTGCCGCCTCTGGGCAGCAACGTGACGCTGCAGGTGTTCGTGCTGGACGAGAACGACAATGTGCCCGCGCTGCTGGCGTCTCGGGCTGGAGGCTCTGGCGGTGCGGTGAGCGAGCTGGTGCCGCGGTCGGTGGGCGCGGGCCACGTGGTGACGAAGGTGCGCGCGGTGGACGCCGACTCGGGCTACAACGCGTGGCTGTCGTACGAGCTGCAGCCGGCGGCGGGCGGTGCGCGCAGCCCGTTCCGCGTGGGGCTGTACACGGGCGAGATCAGCACGACGCGCGCCCTGGACGAGGCGGACGCTCCGCTTCAGCGCCTGCTGGTGCTGGTGAAGGACCATGGCGAGCCGGCGCTGACGGCCACGGCCACCGTGCTGGTGTCGCTGGTGGAGAGCGGCCAGGCGCCGAAAGCCTCATTGCGGGAGTCAGCGGGGGTCGCGGGTCCGGAGGTTGCGCTGGTAGATGTCAACGTGTATCTGATCGTCGCCATCTGTGCGGTGTCCAGCCTGTTGGTGCTGACGCTGCTGCTGTACACGGCGCTGCGGTGCTCGGCGCCGCCCACCGAGGTCGCGTGCGGACCTGGGAAGGCCACGCTGGTGTGCTCCAGCGCGGTGGGGAGCTGGTCGTACTCGCAGCAGAGGCGGCAGAGGGTGTGCTCTGGGGAGGGGCCGCCCAAGACCGACCTCATGGCTTTTAGCCCTTGTGTTCCTCCCAGTTCCGGGTCTGGAGACAGTGGAGCCCAACAAGAGATTTTTGAGAAT
- the LOC134370597 gene encoding LOW QUALITY PROTEIN: uncharacterized protein LOC134370597 (The sequence of the model RefSeq protein was modified relative to this genomic sequence to represent the inferred CDS: inserted 1 base in 1 codon), with protein sequence MLYSGRGDPEGRHLLLLLLLLAIWEVGTGQLHYSVPEEAEHGTFVGRIAQDLGLELAELVPRLFQLDSKGRSDLLEVNLQNGVLFVNSRIDREELCGWSAECGIHLEVIVDRPLQVFHVEVEVKDVNDNPPAFPATQKSLFIAESRPLHSRFPLEGASDADSGENALLTYRLSPNEYFTLDVPTNHEQVKPLGLVLGKPLDREEAPELHLLLTATDGGKPELTGTVEVLVTVLDANDNAPVFDRTLYTVKLPENVSIGTQVINPNASDLDEGLNGDIIYSFSSDVSPEIKSKFHIDAISGEITVIGLIDFEERKAHKILVEAIDKGFPPLAGHCTVLVEVVDANDNAPQLTVKTLWLPIKEDAQQGTAIALISVTDLDAGANGHVTCTLTPSVPFKLVSTFKNYYSLVLDSALDRESVSAYELVVTARDGGSPSLWATASVSVEVADVNDNAPAFEQPEYTVFVKENNPPGCHIFTVSARDADAQENALVSYSLVERRVGERALSSYVSVHAESGKVYALQPLDHEELELLQFQVSARDAGVPPLGSNVTLQVFVLDENDNVPALLASRAGGSGGAVSELVPRSVGAGHVVTKVRAVDADSGYNAWLSYELQPAVGGARSPFRVGLYTGEISTTRALDEADAPLQRLLVLVKDHGEPALTATATVLVSLVESGQAPKASSRESAGVAGPEAALVDVNVYLIVAICAVSSLLVLTLLLYTAFRCSAPPTEVACGPGKATLVCSSAVGSWSYSQQRRQRVCSGEGPPKTDLMAFSPGLLPTLGSREVGIQKGWQNKRKVRSWSPDRAVQEVSACCSRFCSSQPGRQGXGQLHYSVPEEAKHGTFVGRIAQDLGLELAELVPRLFRVASKGREDLLEVNLQNGVLFVNSRIDREELCGRSAECGIHLEVIVDRPLQVFHVEVEVKDINDNPPMFSVTEQKLSIPESRLLDSRFPLEGATDADVGDNAMLTYKLSPNEFFTIDTINKKDQGKSPVLVLRKLLDREENSQLKLLLMAIDGGKPEFTGSVSLLILVLDTNDNAPIFDRPVYEVRMYENQANRTLVIWLNASDADEGINKEMMYSFSSLVPPIVRRKFQINERTGEIKVNDIIDFEESNIYEIHVDVTDKGNPPMVGHCTVLVEIQDENDNSPQVVVTSFSPPVKEDAPVGTVIALITVSDQDSGINGQVTCSLTPHLPFKLVSTFKNYYSLVLDSALDRESTSHYQLVVTARDRGSPSLWATASVSVEVADVNDNAPAFAQPEYTVFVKENNPPGCHIFTVSARDADAQENALVSYSLVERRVGERALSSYVSVHAESGKVYALQPLDHEELELLQFQVSARDAGVPPLGSNVTLQVFVLDENDNVPALLASRAGGSGGALSELVPRSVGAGHVVTKVRAVDADSGYNAWLSYELQPAVGGARSPFRVGLYTGEISTTRALDEADAPLQRLLVLVKDHGEPALTATATVLVSLVESGQVPKASSRVSAGVAGPEAALVDVNVYLIVAICAVSSLLLLTLLLYTAFRCSAPPTEVACGPGKATLVCSSAVGSWSYSQQRRQRVCSGEGPPKTDLMAFSPSLPPFPVADMEVEDQSNQADHSGKYEEYNEFVT encoded by the exons ATGTTGTACTCAGGTCGAGGAGACCCAGAAGGCAGGCACCTGCTGCTTTTGCTTCTGCTCCTCGCAATCTGGGAAGTAGGGACAGGCCAGCTCCACTACTCGGTCCCCGAAGAAGCCGAACACGGCACCTTCGTGGGCCGCATCGCGCAGGACCTGGGGCTGGAGCTGGCGGAGCTGGTGCCGCGCCTGTTTCAGCTGGATTCCAAAGGCCGCTCGGACCTCCTGGAGGTAAATCTGCAGAATGGCGTTTTGTTTGTGAATTCTCGGATCGACCGGGAGGAGCTGTGCGGGTGGAGCGCGGAGTGCGGCATCCACCTGGAGGTGATCGTGGACAGGCCGCTGCAGGTTTTCCatgtggaggtggaggtgaaggACGTGAACGACAACCCGCCTGCGTTCCCCGCGACACAAAAGAGTCTGTTTATCGCGGAATCCAGGCCGCTTCACTCTCGGTTTCCACTAGAGGGCGCCTCCGATGCAGATAGCGGCGAGAACGCTCTGCTGACTTACAGACTGAGCCCCAATGAGTACTTCACTCTGGACGTGCCAACCAACCACGAGCAGGTAAAACCTCTTGGACTTGTGTTAGGGAAACCTTTGGACAGGGAAGAAGCTCCGGAGCTGCATTTATTGCTCACGGCCACCGATGGAGGCAAGCCCGAGCTGACTGGCACTGTTGAGGTACTCGTCACAGTGCTGGACGCCAATGACAATGCCCCAGTTTTTGACAGAACGCTCTATACGGTGAAGTTACCAGAAAATGTCTCTATTGGAACGCAGGTGATTAACCCCAATGCCTCCGATTTAGACGAAGGCTTGAATGGGGATATTATTTACTCATTCTCTAGTGATGTTTCTCCAGAAATAAAATCCAAGTTCCACATTGACGCCATAAGTGGGGAAATTACAGTGATAGGACTTATTGATTTTGAAGAAAGGAAAGCTCACAAAATTCTAGTAGAGGCTATCGACAAAGGCTTTCCACCACTGGCTGGTCATTGTACAGTTCTTGTGGAAGTTGTGGACGCTAATGACAATGCTCCACAACTAACGGTTAAAACGCTCTGGCTTCCCATAAAAGAGGACGCACAACAGGGGACAGCTATTGCTCTGATCAGCGTGACTGACCTAGATGCAGGTGCAAATGGGCACGTCACCTGTACCCTGACACCTTCTGTCCCCTTTAAGCTGGTTTCCACCTTCAAGAACTACTATTCGCTGGTGTTGGACAGCGCCCTGGACCGCGAGAGTGTGTCTGCCTATGAGTTGGTGGTGACAGCGCGGGACGGGGGCTCACCTTCTCTGTGGGCCACCGCCAGCGTGTCCGTGGAGGTGGCCGACGTGAACGACAATGCGCCGGCGTTCGAGCAGCCCGAATACACGGTGTTCGTGAAGGAGAACAACCCTCCCGGCTGCCACATCTTCACGGTGTCGGCGCGGGACGCGGACGCGCAGGAGAACGCGCTGGTGTCCTACTCGCTGGTGGAGCGGCGGGTGGGCGAGCGTGCGCTGTCGAGCTACGTGTCGGTGCACGCGGAGAGCGGCAAGGTGTACGCGCTGCAGCCGCTGGACCACGAGGAGCTGGAGCTGCTGCAGTTCCAGGTGAGCGCCCGCGACGCTGGCGTGCCGCCTCTGGGCAGCAACGTGACGCTGCAGGTGTTCGTGCTGGACGAGAACGACAATGTGCCCGCGCTGCTGGCGTCTCGGGCTGGAGGCTCTGGCGGTGCGGTGAGCGAGCTGGTGCCGCGGTCGGTGGGCGCGGGCCACGTGGTGACGAAGGTGCGCGCGGTGGACGCCGACTCGGGCTACAACGCGTGGCTGTCGTACGAGCTGCAGCCGGCGGTGGGCGGTGCGCGCAGCCCGTTCCGCGTGGGGCTGTACACGGGCGAGATCAGCACGACGCGCGCCCTGGACGAGGCGGACGCTCCGCTTCAGCGCCTGCTGGTGCTGGTGAAGGACCACGGCGAGCCGGCGCTGACGGCCACGGCCACCGTGCTGGTGTCGCTGGTGGAGAGCGGCCAGGCGCCGAAGGCCTCCTCGCGGGAGTCAGCGGGGGTCGCGGGTCCGGAGGCAGCGCTGGTGGATGTCAACGTGTACCTGATCGTCGCCATCTGCGCGGTGTCCAGCCTGTTGGTGCTGACGCTGCTGCTGTACACGGCATTTCGGTGCTCGGCGCCGCCCACCGAGGTCGCGTGCGGACCTGGGAAGGCCACGCTGGTGTGCTCCAGCGCGGTGGGGAGCTGGTCGTACTCGCAGCAGAGGCGGCAGAGGGTGTGCTCTGGGGAGGGGCCGCCCAAGACCGACCTCATGGCCTTCAGCCCAGGACTTCTTCC CACCTTGGGATCCAGGGAGGTTGGAATTCAAAAAGGCTGGCAA AACAAGAGAAAGGTACGAAGCTGGTCTCCAGATCGAGCTGTCCAGGAGGTCAGCGCCTGCTGCTCTCGCTTCTGCTCCTCGCAGCCTGGGAGGCAGG GCGGCCAGCTCCACTACTCGGTCCCCGAGGAGGCCAAACACGGCACCTTCGTGGGCCGCATCGCGCAGGACCTGGGGCTGGAGCTGGCGGAGCTGGTGCCGCGCCTGTTCCGGGTGGCATCCAAAGGCAGAGAGGACCTGCTGGAGGTAAATCTGCAGAATGGCGTTTTGTTTGTGAATTCTCGGATCGACCGGGAGGAGCTGTGCGGGCGGAGCGCGGAGTGCGGCATCCACCTGGAGGTGATCGTGGACAGGCCGCTGCAGGTTTTCCatgtggaggtggaggtgaaggACATTAACGACAACCCGCCAATGTTCTCCGTGACAGAACAAAAGCTCTCAATACCCGAATCTAGACTGCTTGACTCTCGATTTCCGCTAGAAGGCGCGACGGATGCAGATGTTGGAGATAACGCAATGCTTACTTACAAACTCAGTCCAAATGAATTTTTCACTATTGATACTATAAACAAAAAGGATCAAGGTAAATCCCCAGTGCTTGTCCTGCGGAAATTGCTGGATCGTGAAGAAAATTCACAGCTTAAGTTGTTACTGATGGCAATCGATGGAGGCAAACCCGAATTTACCGgatctgtttctctgctgatccTGGTATTGGATACCAATGATAATGCTCCTATTTTTGACAGACCCGTTTATGAAGTTAGGATGTACGAAAATCAAGCAAACCGAACATTAGTAATATGGCTAAACGCTTCTGATGCTGATGAAGGAATAAACAAGGAAATGATgtattcatttagttctttggtcCCACCCATCGTAAgaaggaaatttcaaataaatgaaaggacaggagaaataaaagtaaatgatatTATTGACTTTGAGGAAAGTAACATTTATGAAATTCATGTAGATGTTACAGATAAAGGAAACCCACCTATGGTTGGTCACTGCACTGTCCTAGTGGAAATCCAGGATGAAAACGATAATTCACCTCAGGTAGTTGtcacttctttttctcctccagtGAAAGAAGATGCTCCTGTCGGCACTGTCATTGCTCTGATCACTGTGTCTGACCAAGACTCTGGCATCAACGGGCAAGTGACTTGTTCCCTGACACCTCACCTCCCCTTCAAGCTGGTGTCCACCTTCAAGAATTACTATTCTTTGGTGCTGGACAGCGCCTTGGACCGTGAGAGCACATCACACTACCAGTTGGTGGTCACAGCGCGGGACCGGGGCTCGCCTTCGCTGTGGGCCACCGCCAGCGTGTCCGTGGAGGTGGCCGACGTGAACGACAACGCGCCGGCGTTCGCACAGCCCGAGTACACGGTGTTCGTGAAGGAGAACAACCCGCCCGGCTGCCACATCTTCACGGTGTCGGCGCGGGACGCGGACGCGCAGGAGAACGCGCTGGTGTCCTACTCGCTGGTGGAGCGGCGGGTGGGCGAGCGTGCGCTGTCGAGCTACGTGTCGGTGCACGCGGAGAGCGGCAAGGTGTACGCGCTGCAGCCGCTGGACCACGAGGAGCTGGAGCTGCTGCAGTTCCAGGTGAGCGCACGCGACGCTGGCGTGCCGCCTCTGGGCAGCAACGTGACGCTGCAGGTGTTCGTGCTGGACGAGAACGACAATGTGCCCGCGCTGCTGGCGTCTCGGGCTGGAGGCTCTGGCGGTGCGCTGAGCGAACTGGTGCCGCGGTCGGTGGGCGCGGGCCACGTGGTGACGAAGGTGCGCGCGGTGGACGCCGACTCGGGCTACAACGCGTGGCTGTCGTACGAGCTGCAGCCGGCGGTGGGCGGTGCGCGCAGCCCGTTCCGCGTGGGGCTGTACACGGGCGAGATCAGCACGACGCGCGCCCTGGACGAGGCGGACGCTCCGCTTCAGCGCCTGCTGGTGCTGGTGAAGGACCACGGCGAGCCGGCACTGACGGCCACGGCCACCGTGCTGGTGTCGCTGGTGGAGAGCGGCCAGGTGCCGAAGGCCTCGTCGCGGGTGTCAGCGGGGGTCGCGGGTCCGGAGGCAGCCCTGGTGGATGTCAACGTGTACCTGATCGTCGCCATCTGCGCCGTTTCCAGCCTGTTGTTGTTGACGCTGCTGCTGTACACGGCATTTCGGTGCTCGGCGCCACCCACCGAGGTCGCGTGCGGACCTGGGAAGGCCACGCTGGTGTGCTCCAGCGCGGTGGGGAGCTGGTCGTACTCGCAGCAGAGGCGGCAGAGGGTGTGCTCTGGGGAGGGGCCGCCCAAGACCGACCTCATGGCCTTCAGCCCCAGCCTTCCGCCCTTTCCAGTGGCAGATATGGAAGTGGAAGATCAGTCTAATCAAGCGGACCACTCTGGGAAG TATGAAGAATATAATGAATTTGTTACTTAG